The following proteins are encoded in a genomic region of Mycobacterium sp. 155:
- a CDS encoding NYN domain-containing protein, giving the protein MTEPATRVAVYLDFDNIVISRYDQVNGRNSFQRDKAKGLDADKLTKATVDVAAILDFASSFGTLVLTRAYADWSADVNAGYRQQLVGRAVDLVQLFPAAAYGKNGADIRLAVDAVEDMFRLPDLTHVVIVAGDSDYIPLAQRCKRLGRYVVGIGVAGSSSRALAAACDEFVIYDALPGVPATEPNLEPNQQKRTRKKTEPDPQAEATALLTRALQIGLEKDDVEWLHNSAVKAQMKRMDPSFSEKSLGFRSFSDFLRSRSDVVELDESSTTRMVKLR; this is encoded by the coding sequence ATGACCGAACCCGCCACCCGCGTCGCGGTCTACCTGGACTTCGACAACATTGTCATATCGCGCTACGACCAGGTCAACGGCCGCAACTCGTTTCAGCGGGACAAGGCCAAAGGACTGGACGCGGACAAGCTCACCAAGGCCACCGTGGACGTCGCCGCGATCCTCGACTTCGCGTCGTCGTTCGGCACGCTGGTGCTGACCCGCGCGTACGCGGACTGGTCAGCCGACGTCAACGCCGGCTACCGTCAGCAGCTCGTGGGCCGCGCCGTCGACCTGGTGCAGTTGTTCCCGGCCGCCGCGTACGGCAAGAACGGCGCCGACATCCGGCTCGCGGTCGACGCCGTCGAAGACATGTTCCGGCTGCCCGACCTGACGCATGTGGTGATCGTGGCCGGTGACTCCGACTACATCCCGCTGGCCCAGCGGTGCAAACGGCTGGGCCGCTACGTCGTCGGCATCGGGGTGGCAGGCTCGTCGAGCCGGGCGCTCGCGGCCGCCTGCGACGAATTCGTCATCTACGACGCTCTTCCCGGCGTACCGGCCACCGAACCCAACCTAGAACCCAATCAGCAGAAACGCACCCGCAAGAAGACCGAACCGGACCCGCAGGCCGAGGCCACCGCATTGCTCACCCGCGCGCTGCAGATCGGCCTGGAGAAGGACGACGTCGAGTGGCTGCACAACTCGGCGGTCAAGGCACAGATGAAACGGATGGATCCGTCGTTCAGCGAGAAGTCCTTGGGCTTCCGGTCTTTCAGCGATTTCCTACGGTCGCGCTCCGATGTCGTCGAACTGGACGAGAGCTCGACCACGCGGATGGTCAAGCTGCGGTAA
- a CDS encoding Fic family protein: MNWPTHQSVRRAWTPRGRQGNREDRTLKHVTASVPPAISDRTYDPVGEVGRAHDNALIAIARLEAGYGQHLAPLADFLLRSESVASSKIEHIDAGWRAFGKAFAGAKANDEARSQLAAVGALIELVESANSGPITLQAVLDAHQLLMAPDPYTDSPGALRTVQNWIGGSDHSPVGAQYVPPPPDLVPALMDDLLVFANRTDLPIVAQAAIVHAQFESIHPFVDGNGRIGRAMISTILRRRGLTRRVTVPVASAMLGDTDFYFGRLTAYRAGDADQFVGYLADAAIQASIAAEESAARLSELPAQWRSIARPRANSADETLLDNLLEVPIFNADTARSLTGTTDASTYKALGRLTDAGILEVLSSGTRNRIWAASDVLAELDLLGDTIGRRTRPNA, translated from the coding sequence ATGAACTGGCCGACGCATCAGTCGGTGCGACGGGCGTGGACGCCTCGCGGCCGTCAGGGTAACCGCGAAGACCGTACTCTCAAGCATGTCACCGCGTCCGTGCCGCCCGCCATTAGTGATCGCACTTACGACCCTGTCGGCGAAGTCGGCCGCGCCCACGACAATGCGCTCATCGCCATCGCTCGTCTCGAAGCCGGATACGGTCAGCACCTCGCCCCATTGGCAGATTTCCTGCTGCGCAGTGAGTCGGTCGCATCGTCCAAAATCGAGCACATCGACGCCGGCTGGCGCGCGTTCGGCAAAGCATTCGCCGGGGCAAAGGCCAACGACGAAGCCCGATCTCAGCTGGCAGCGGTCGGTGCCCTGATTGAACTCGTCGAGTCCGCCAATTCGGGCCCCATCACGCTACAGGCCGTCCTCGACGCACATCAGCTGTTGATGGCGCCAGACCCCTATACCGACAGCCCAGGCGCGTTGCGCACTGTCCAGAATTGGATCGGTGGCAGCGACCACTCACCTGTCGGTGCTCAGTACGTGCCTCCCCCACCGGATCTCGTGCCGGCACTCATGGACGACCTACTGGTGTTCGCCAACCGCACCGACCTGCCGATCGTGGCCCAGGCCGCGATCGTACATGCCCAGTTCGAATCCATCCACCCATTCGTCGACGGCAACGGCCGGATCGGGCGCGCGATGATCAGTACCATCCTGAGACGCCGCGGGCTGACCCGACGCGTAACCGTTCCGGTGGCTTCGGCCATGCTCGGCGACACCGATTTCTACTTCGGCCGGCTCACTGCCTACCGGGCTGGAGACGCCGATCAGTTCGTCGGCTATCTCGCGGACGCCGCCATACAGGCAAGCATCGCCGCGGAGGAATCAGCCGCCCGTCTCTCCGAGTTGCCAGCACAGTGGCGATCAATTGCCCGCCCCCGCGCCAACTCCGCCGACGAAACGCTTCTCGACAACCTGCTGGAGGTCCCGATATTCAACGCCGATACCGCCCGATCACTCACAGGCACGACCGATGCCAGTACCTACAAAGCACTCGGCCGCCTGACCGATGCGGGCATTCTGGAGGTCCTCTCATCCGGTACCCGTAACCGAATCTGGGCGGCCAGTGACGTGCTGGCCGAACTCGATCTCCTCGGCGACACTATCGGCAGGCGCACCAGGCCCAACGCCTGA